The Apodemus sylvaticus chromosome 12, mApoSyl1.1, whole genome shotgun sequence genome segment ttctgtctgcctgcctcatAGACAGAatatatataaattgtataaTAAGTGTATAAAATGTGTTATATTCAAAGAGGGAGGGTATGTACAGAGGGGGAGTATAGCGGCTGGTGCCATTGGCTGTTTCTGGGGACTGGGTAGCGAGAACTCTCTCTCCTCAGAAAGACAGGGCTCTGCCTACAGAGGACGGCAGGATCCCCAGCCCAAGATGCTGCAGCACCAGGGGAAGCCAGTCGTCCAGCAGCGCTTGGCGatcccctcccaaccccccactCTCAGCTGAAGCCCAAGAAAGCCTGGCCTGgctctgttctctcttctcacAGAAGGTTCACTCTCTAATCTCAGGACTCCAAGCTCCACCTGTGCCACCTGCCCTTCCCCCCAACCCCGCTCTTAATTCCCATCTTCCAGAGAGCCCTTTTCACTTGTTTCAGGTCCAGGGGAGGGTGGGGCCTCCCCCTGGGCCAGGGAGCCCAGCAGTCACTTCGCTGTAGAGTCTACCCACACTTGAAGAAAGGAGCCCTGTGTCTCCAGGACTTGGGTGGGATCAAAGAGATCAGCGCTCCAActcctttgttttacagatgggaaaaccaAGAGAAGCAGATAGGTCGGTGAGATCTGCAAGATTACTCAGTGTAAACGTAGTCGTAGTCAGGAGCATACTGGAGCCAGCCAGGATACTGGCTGGATGCTGGCAATGGAGCAATAAGGGTCCTATCCCTGCCTTCCCTTTCCACGCTCCAAAACTGTCCTTTCTAATAGAAGCTCAGCGAAGAGGGAAGGACCTCCTGGCTAGAAAACTACCCTAGACTTCACCCAGACCTGAGAGAAGCTATTCGGGAGAGAAAGGCTGGCTCCAGCCAGTAACTAGGAAGCTAGTAACTAATCAGACATCACCATGCATCTGCTGAAATAACTTGACAGAGAAGAAGGCCACTTGGTAACTTGGAGAGCCCCATCATCTCCATCCCCTAGGTGTGGGCATGTCTTTAATGACCCTACGAACCTGGACTAATTTTATGTCTCTGAACATCTCTCAGATTTGGAAATCAGGAGCCTTGAGTTCTGATCCCATTTCTTCCATTAATTCGTTAGGTATTTCTAAACAGCTAAGAGACTCTTCTTCAAGAGAACAAGAAGGATCGGATGGTCTCTGCAGACCTTTTAACTCTGAAATGCTAGACTTCTGTGCTTGTCCAGCTCCTGGCTTGAAGTGGAGTGTTTGTGGTGTTTGAAGAACTGACCAGTCTCCCCATGGCTGAGAGGACCCTTCCCAAGGGCTCCGGCCTTCCTGGGTTTATTGCAAAGTGACGCTTGCCCCCCAACTCCAGGGCCATTAGAGCTCTGAGCCCTAgggccctgccccacccctgtcAGGGAGAGGAGCCCAGGGTTGGGAGGCGCCTCCAACACCACAGCTCTTTGTCTCTCCTTAATGGGATGAGTTTCCGGGTGAggtcccatccctcctccctcctccctcctccatctcttgcCCTAGGGCTGAGGGGCCTGAATCTGCAACCTGCTTCCCAACAGGATCCTAGTCCCTAACGCTAGGTCCTGTCAGACCTGGGAGTGAGTTGTTCTATGAATTCTGAATTCTGTCTTCTGAGGGTTAGGATCAGAACTAACCTGTGGAGATTAATTTCCTAGAAAGGGAGGAGCCCCATCCCTGCTTTTCTACTCCTGATGACAGAGGTGGGCAGGCCCTTTCCTGTAGGACCTACCCAAGTCCAGAGAAGCCAGAAAGGGAGGTTTGCTTCCCCGCCCAGGTGTGGAGACCTAGGAGAATCCCAGGGAAGCCTTTGGCCCCAGTGACCCTGGTTCCATTCTAGTATTTTGTAGTAATGGAGCCGTGGTGAAAGACCCCAGCTACAGAGGTGTCAGTGAGGAGTTTAAGGTGCACACCTCCATCTTCTAGAGCCCGGGCTCAGGATGCAATACAGGGTGGGGGGGGTCCTCAGGGAAAGTGAATGGATGCTAatcacgggggggggggcggggggggcaaGGGGGGAAGAAAGCCCTGTAAGAAGAGAGTGCCTGCACCATCCAGCCTCCAACACTTACACTGATGATAAAGATTAGGCAGAGAAGAGATGGGAATGAAAAGTGGGAAACTGAGTCAGGCGTGCAGAGGGTAGAGAAACTCTTGGGGTTTAGATCTGGGAACAGAATCTAAAGCAATTAATTTCTGGGTGAGGAGTCAGGCCCCTGTTTTCTGGAGGATACTGGGGGTACCATATTCTCCTTTCCCACTGGAACAGGAACAAGCATCGAGCCTGCCGCGTCAGGAGCCGTTCCCAtggcttcctgcccctcccccatgactCTAAGACTTGGTGTGAGGCAGAGCTGGCCAAGGTGGAGGAGGGGGTGGTCTGAATTCGGAGGCTAGATCTCAGGAGTTTGAGAGAAGTTGAATTCTGGGTCTCCCACCCACAGTGGTGACTCAGCAGGGCTCAGACTCTGGCTCCGGGGGGTTTAGGGGACTTATCTGCGCTAGGGCTGCGTCTAAGGCAGAGCTGGCTGCCTCACTCAtagttcttctttcttttccctccgtTACTTATgtgctcccccccacacacacacacatttatctgTGGGTGGGCACTTTGCCTGGCTTGGGAAGCTCTTGCTAAGCTTGGGGGCTTAGGAAAAGTAGGGGGTAAGGGAGGGAGGTGggtaaaggggaagggaaagTTTTCGGGTTTTCAAAGTTCCTCAATTCCAAGGCCAAGGTTATAGGCAGGGGAAGGGCCAAAGTGGCTTCTCTTTGTTTATGGTCTCTTAGGTGATTGGGGGTCTAGATGCTTCTttctcatgtctttttttttaacctcatacTAACACACCTATGCCAATCTTCTCTGGTGAACCTGGTGAAGGGAGGCAAGAGTTAACAAAAAAGAATGAGACCCTAGACAACTTGGACCCCTCCCCCTAGCCTCAGGCAGACAACCCCCTCACTCCTCCCTGCTTCCCACCAAACCTGCACCAGACAGCTCTTACCCCAGGCCTAGAGCCAAAGCTGGTTTTTCTGGTGGTGGCAAGCAGCAAATCCCtgacagagattcccagagaaGAAACTCTGCTTGGGGGGCCAGAAGTACTGCGGTGGGGGGGTGCTTGGGGTGTGGCCATAGGGGGTAAAAAGGGTGGGAGTCCCTTTGTAGAAACccaaagagcaagagagagggagtctttgttttgttgtcaGGGAGGCTCGGTGGCAATTTCCCATCACCTGGAGGGACAGTGACCTCATCTTTGGTTACCTCCACCTTGGGCCTGAGATGAATCTGCCCTGCAGTCTTGGGATGAGATGGGAAGCGATGCCAGGGGCAAGAAGAGAATGGGCAGAAGCCCAGAGCCACACACTGACCAAATGTGGCTGAGCCACACACGCGGAAGCCAAGATAAAAGACATCAAAATATTTACTATGTGCACAGGGTAGTGCAGGACAGGAATGTGTACCATGTGTTCAGAGGGTGAGCTGTACGAGTAATAGTGCGCGCACATATGTCACATGCCAACACAGAGCTCTTTCCTCTGGGTATAGAAAAGGTAGGATTTATAGTTCCCGGAAGAGAgatgtgaacacatacatatatgtatgaaacaTCCCCAAGTTCTtgcaaaactaaaaaacaaaaaagaaaacaaaaaaaggcctCATGTGCATGTGAACTAGAAAAACTGGCTTAGCTCTCATCCAAAGATActacaaacattcaaacacaaaaGACTGTTATTCCTTTTGACACACAGATGAACCTCAAAGacccctgtgtgtgtatgtacacacacacacacacacacacacacacacacatatatatgtatgtatatatatcctttTATGAACCAGCTGATGCTGATGGGTAAAAGTCCCTCAAAAGAAAAGATCTTCTTCCCAAAGATGTTGTATGGCTGAATATCTGCAAGggccagcctcagtttccccttttgagctcagaggccaagccttacACAGAAAGGAAAGCCAGAGCCAAGAAACAGGGTAGGGTGTAGCCAGCTAGCCTAAGCCAGGAATGGAGGACCTGTCTGGGAGCGGGCGGGGTACACAAAGGGCAGGGCCCCAAAGAGGCCTGAGGGGGCCtggccaggggtgggggaggctgaGGGCAGGGATCCCGTCTGGCCAGTTGGGCCTGTTCTCTCCCTTGCGCAAGGTAGTGGTGGCTGTGGCTAGGCCTGCTGCTGTGTGGCAGCTTCTGAGTCACTAAGGCCCCTGACCAGCGTCCTGGTGCTCCTTGAGAGGACGGGTAGGGAgagtcaggaggaggaggagtaccCAAGAAGCCAGAGGCCACCAGCCTCAGCAAGCAACATGCAACAGAAGGGTCTGTGGgcttggcctggcctggcctggctacTACATGCCCATAAGGTGACCTCACCAGGCAGGCGGTGTGTCTCCTTCAGTCTGGTGACATCATCATGCTGACGCCAGGCAGGCAAGCActgggtgggggagaggaggaggcaatTCTAGCTTGCTCTGGCTTGGAAGCCTGGGCTTCTGGTCCATTTAGCCCAGGACAAGGATACTTGGGCTCAAGTTGTCTTAGATTGTGTCTTTTGATTTGGAAGATGAACTAAAGGCCCTCAAGCATGCCTTAGCCTGAGATGCTTCAATTATTACCCAGTGGCTTTAGGACAGTGGGGGTCTTTTAGGAGCAATTTCAAAGGACCTTTCCTGTTGCACTGGGTTTCTTGGTCTTCAAAAACTGGGGCTTGTACTTTTAGGATGAGGATCTTGGGTTCACAGCTTAGGGACATTGAGGCTGAAGACTCAGGCATGTGATGGGAGGGTACCCAATTCTTGCTCTGCCCTAAAGAGGTGTGAGGGGCAGGATATGGGTGCTTTGTGGTAAGAGTGGGGGCCAGAGCCTGGGTAAGCATAGAAataaacaggctggagagatggctcagcagttaagagcatttgttcttgcagaagacctacgTACAGTTTCCCCCATTCACATGTCAGtgtatctgtaactctagtttcaggacagctgatGCTCCCTTCTGACCTACAGGGGGACCAGGCACAtggtatacatgcatgcaggcaaaacatctgtacgcataaaataaataataaataataaataaaaattttgggtttttttttttttttggatttttgttttctctgagacagggtttctctgtgtagccctggctgtcctggaactcactcagtagaccaggctagcctggaactcagaaatcgcttgcctctgcctcccagagtgctgggattacaggcctgcgccaccacagcccggctgataaataaaattttaaggatGGAAATATTGGCTCTGTTATAGACACAGTCTTTGGAGGGATTTGAGTCTTCTAGTGGCACAGGGCTCAGAGTCCCTGTGCCCATTGCATCCACGTCATCGTGACTTAAATCCACAGGAGTGTTTTGCAGTAGAGTGAGCTGTACGgcccctatcccaccccacccccagcccttaCTTGACAACCTTCCTCCCTTTAATACCAGGAGGAGGTGCCTGGGAGGGGTGCAAGTGGTTAGCTGGACTCCCTCCCGGGCTGGGCTGGGTGGGACCAATGTCAGCTTAGGCAGGTCAGGGCCCAGGTATCTGGCCCTGCAGGTCTGTCCTGTCCAGTCTGGGGCCCTCCCAAATCCCAGCAGCATCCTCCTCCCCTCCATGGTCCTATCGGAGCCACAAGACACATTCACTTGTCTCACAGAAACCCTCTGCCCTCCTCCATGCTAAGTTCTTGATGTGTGTCTGTCCCCTGTTCCTCTGTTCTCTAGTCCAGAGATGCTCCCATTGGCAGTGAACCCAGGTAGCCCCTTGCCTCCATCCCAAAGTTGCCATGACAACACTGTCCCTGCATAGTCCAACTAAGCGACTGTGCCTTCCTCCAGATGCtactttctttctgcttcttatcTCTCTCCTGTGTTTGCTCATTCATTTGTATATCCCTTTTGTTTTTGAGGAGGTGGGGATTGAGGCCTTGTCTCCCTGtggccagggtggccttgaaacAGACCTTCTTGTGTGAGTCTCCCCAAGtattaggattacaggtatggacTACCATGTCtgactccatccatccatccatccatccatccatccatccatgtattcaGTCAATAAACATTCATCAAGGTCCACTTATGTGACAGGAGGGAGGCCACATACCACTGACTGAGGatgaacttaaaaacaaaacaaaacatgtttttaacATGTGATAGATGACCCTGTTTTGGTTCATATGGAGTGCAGTGTCTTGTGGGAAAGGAGAACAAGAaacgagagagagaaagagagagagcctaATGTATAGGTTAAGGAGCCGGGCCTGGGGTTGAGGCAGGGCGCTGGGGAAGCTgctgaggtggggggagggagggagaggtgatGCCTAAGCGGAGTCTTCAGGCATGAGTAGGAGTTCTCCAGACAGTGATGACTATGAGCGACCAGACACAGGGAGGAGAGCATTCCAGGCAGGGGTACATTGTGAGTAAAGGTGACAGGGCAGGGCGTGTGGGATTAGAGGCAGATGAACAGTTGGAAGTATAAAGGGACGGTGCTCTTGCCGGTCTCAGAGCATGGGCCCAGCCCCTGgccctgggttttgtttgtttttttcataacCATAGGCATCCCAGGCCCAACCTCCTTTATCAGACACTCATCTTCCAACCTTCCCTGTTCCTCGCCTCTCTTCCTAGTCGGTGACCAAATGTCCCCCTTCATCCGCGCAGGACCGCCTGGCCAGGGGATGCAGCTACAGTTTCACTGTGTGTGCCGTGGCCGCCTTCCATGACCTGTTTTCTAGCCAGACTGCACTTTAGTCAGCTGCTTCATGGCACTTGCTGGCCAGGGAGGCTCTGGTGACTCTCCATTTCCTCTTGACCAAATCTGAATTCCTTTTCCTGGCAAGGGCGGTCTTGGATTGTTTgggcccaccccaccccagctatATTTTCCACAGCTgctcaacatacacacacacacacacacacacacacacacactgccttagGTTGGGtcctcttctctttgcttcctgattcaGCAGCCAACCTCTCCACCTCCTCTGTTTGCTTACCTTGATGCTGTCCCCGCGGTGCCTTTCTAGGTCCCCTGGGCCTTCTGATCCCACCCAGAGCATGAATGAAGCCCTCCCTCACCACGCCCACATCCCTTAAAACAACCCAGGACAAACCACCAAACACTAAGTCAGATGCCACCATTGCAAGTCATGTGTGGTGGGTGGTACACCCTATAATCCAAggtctctggaggctgaggcaggagaatagcaCATTTGAAGCCAGTCCAGGGGGTTGCGTAGTTAGGCTTggtcttaaaaagaaagaagaggagggggaaagaaataATCAATGGTTGATTTCATGTATATTCATATCTATAAATAGAtagattgtctgtctgtctgtctgtccgtcatTTGTATTTTTCCTCCTAAAGAGACCTTGGATTCCATGAGGGCAGGAAATGGATCTTTATTTGCCAATAAGGTTATATAACAAACACATCTCATTTCAAAATCTTCAAATGCTCCATCAGTCACCAACACACCAGTCCTTCCTTCCTGATCCTGGTCCTCTGATTCTGGCTCAACATAATGACACAATTGCTGTCCCTGCCCTGaactcatctctccaggcccccgaCCTAGGGGCTCTTTCTGTCTTTAGTGACTTGCTGGTTCCTGTCCCCAGACTTCAGTTCAGGCCATTCCTCCCACACAGAATACCTCCTTCTCTCTGGGAATCCAGGTCTCTCATCTTCAAGCCGTGTGAAAAATGTTCCCAAGGATGGACCTTACCCTCCCAGCATGCCTCATTCCAGGCACCAATGTTCTGAACCTTTTCCGTGACTCCTTGTCATGCTTTCTAGAAGCATTCACTTTTAGCCTCTTGGTAGATTGAGCCTCCTGTGAAATTTGTCCTTGGTTCCCTGGTTCTATGCATGGAGATTCCATTTCCGTCAAGTCTGTGAGCTCCTTCAGGGCAGGCGCTAGGTCCCTGGTCCTGTTAAAGTTTCTCACTTTGCTCAAACAGCATCCTAGGCTGCAAAAGAGTGAGTCTTCCGTAAATCATCTGTATAACCTTAGGCAAGCAACTTCCCCTCTCTGgatctcagtttcctcctcttttAAATGGCGATATTAACGCCTACCTCTTGGGAATGCTGTGTGGATCTAATGAGGTAATGGACTGAATGCGCTTGGTAAGCACAAACCGCTTCAGGAATTTCGGCTGCCTTTGCTCTCATTATCCTTCTCTATGGGTTCCGTTGGTTCtattgtccccccccccccccacacacacacaccagcctgaCAGCTTCTGTCTGCCCCCCTGCAGGCCGATACTCCGCGGGTGTGCTGGAGACCTCGGACCTAGTGACAGTGGTGCTGGGCCAGGACGCCAAGCTGCCCTGCTTCTACCGAGGGGATCCGGATGAGCAGGTGGGGCAGGTGGCATGGGCTCGAGTGGGCCCGAACGAGGGGACCCGGGAGCTGGCCCTACTGCACTCCAAATACGGGCTTCATGTGAACCCTGCTTATGAGAACCGCGTGGAGCAACCACCGCCCCCACGAGACCCTCTAGACGGCTCGGTCCTCCTGCGCAATGCTGTGCAAGCAGACGAGGGCGAGTACGAATGCAGAGTCAGCACCTTCCCAGCCGGCAGCTTTCAGGCACGGATGCGGCTTCGTGTTCTGGGTGAGTGGGGCCGGCTGGGCATGATCCGTATCGCTGTGTGGGCGGAAGAGGGAGACAGAACGGGACTGCAGAGATGGTTGAGACAGAGGCAGTACAGGCAGTCATAAAAGATAAGGTCCTAAAGGGGTGAGGGAGGACTACCTAGCTCCTCCCACCCAATCCAGAAATTCTCTCCAAAAGCTGCCAAAGCTGGGGAATAATCCCTGTATTAGGAAGTTCTGATGGCCCGCGGTTCCCTCTGTGTACTCTTGTTCATCTGGAGCAGCATGGCACGGGCTTATTTTGTCTTCTGCCAGCTTTTCAAAGAGCTGAGGACCTCTGCCACTCTGCACTTATATCTCCTCTTTTCCAAGCGGCACTTACTGGTTCCTGCTACAGTTCTACAAAAGACACCAACTCAAAAGTCCTCACTGTCCTAGGCTCTGGTTTTAAATGTGtgtaggtaatttttttttttcttttctttttcaagacagggtttctcggtgtatgtagccctggctgttctggaatccctctgtaagccaggctggcctcaaacatagGTCATTTTAAAAAACCTATGAAATTGAGAGTCCCAGAGGTGGACTTGAGGTCTAGCTATGATGTAATATGTAAGTTGGGGAGGGGTAATACAGTCCTCGATTGGGCCTTCAGTGAGTGTGCTCGAAGACCACAGTCACTTTTCAAACTACTGCCTTGCACCATGGGCACGGGTGCTGGTCAACTTGGACGTGTGATCAAGTCGCCTCTTCAATTCTGTGCTTGGGCTACTTTGAAGCTAGAAATAAAAAGCCTTCAGGGTTTTGCTTTGAGTAGAAGTTAGCAACATaagttttggagagaaaaataaaacaaaacaaagcttgatttaaaagaagagaagaaggaggaggaagagaaaaagaggaagaggaagaagaagaggaggaagaagaagaggaggaagaagaagagggagaggaggagaggaggaggaagaggaaaagaagaagaaggaggaggaggagaaggagaagaagaaggagaagaagaagaagaagaagaagaaggagaagaagaaggagaagaagaaggagaagaagaaggagaagaagaagcagctgagCATAGTAGTACATATCTATACTTATACTGTCCCagaagctgagtcaggaggacTGAGAATTTGAGGCACACACATACTCCAAAACAAAATCTGTGACTCTGGGCTTTGCCACGTAAGAAGTGATAACCTGCAACAAACCACTGAGCCTCCCTGAGCTTCGGtttcctcacctgaagaacaGGCATAATAATACCCACCTCACTAGTTTGTTAGcaaaattaaatgagataatgcaTGCAAAGTTTTAACATAATAGTTGGCACATAGTTAGTAgtggttattattgttattatcacATAGATAGTTATctaattagttttaaaattagtttttatttttaaaaaaaatgacctatgtttgaggccagcctggtttacagagggaTTTCAAAATAGCTAGGGctgcatacacagagaaaccctgtcttgaaaaagaaaagaaaaaaaaattacctacACACACTgtatttgggtgttttgttttgttttgttttgttttggatttggttttttcgagacagggtttctctgtgtagccctggctgtcctggagctcactctgtagaccatgctggcctcgacctcagaaatctgcctgcctctgcctcccagagtgctgggattataggcgtgcgccaccaccgcccggctcacacactgtaaaaacaaaacaacaacaacaaaaaaaacaaaaccgaaaAACTAATAGTGAAGAAAGATGTAAAGTCACTTGAGATGATACCACTGATGTGGCGCATTTATTGCTGAGATGAGAAAATGGGGACTAGGAACTGGAGcaatgtctcagaggttaagagcactgactgctcttccaaaggtcctgagttcaattcccagcaaccacatggtggctcacaaccatctgtaatgggatctgatgccctcttctggtgtctctgaagagtgatactgtactcatatacataaaaataaatacatacagaaaataaataaataaataaatcttttttaaaaaggagagaaaggcaggggaCTGAAGTTTGCAGCTGGGTAAGACTGCCGGGATGGGATCTGACTGCCactgtacagatctttcacgctccccttctccatctctccacaGTGCCTCCCCTGCCTTCACTGAATCCTGGTCCACCACTAGAAGAGGGCCAGGGCCTGACGTTGGCAGCCTCTTGCACTGCTGAGGGCAGCCCAGCTCCCAGCGTGACATGGGACACAGAGGTCAAAGGCACACAGTCCAGCCGCTCTTTCACACACTCCCGTTCAGCCGCTGTTACTTCAGAGTTTCATCTGGTGCCCAGCAGAAGCATGAATGGGCAGCCCCTGACCTGTGTGGTGTCTCACCCTGGCCTGCTCCAGGACCAAAGAATCACCCACACCCTCCAAGTGGCCTGTGAGTACTGAGATGTATGGGTAAGATATCCCTATGTTCTGAAAATGATGCTAAAACACTCTGGCCCTGGATCATGGAGGGGGAGATCAGCCTGAGTCCAGAGCCTAAATCTAATCCAGAGGTAGAAGACCTGGGTGGGAGTCAAGATAGATGTCCTGGGAAAATCTCTGTGGTCTTtgtgaagttttttttgttttgttttgttttgttttgtttttgaaagagggATTCTTCATATAACCCTGGCCTTcttaaaactcactctgtagaccaggctggcctaaaactcagagatccacctgcctctgcctcctgagtgctgagattgaaggtgtgcactaccaccacccagcatctCTGTGAGCTTTATAGGAGAGACTGCCATGTTTTTATAGTGTGGAtgggagaataaaatataaatatggaaTTGAAAGTGTTTGCAAAACATACAGTTTAGGGTTTAGAGGCAGACTTGGGACAAGCTCCCATTCTGTTATTTACCAGCAGTCATTTAATCTGGTTAGACTTCATTTCCTTCACCAGCAAATAAGTGTCATTATACCAACTGTATGGGACTCTGATGAGAATTAGCATCCATGAACGCAAAGCAGCTCTCAGATCTTAAATCCTACAAGGTTTCAGTAAATGATAGTGCGTTCCCAGCAATAGACTTCACACCCAAACTGCACTATCATTTGGCACAAAGTAGGAAGTCTGCAAATGCTTGCTGAGAGGACGAACAGACTGGTGGGTTATTAGGCAGCCGCTGAACACCTGCTTTGGGAGCAGCTCTGTGCTAGATGCCAAAGGAGGTCCAGAGAAGTGCCATTCCATCACTCCGCACCGGTCAACCAAAATAGACTCTGAGCTTGGGGTGGGATCAGTGTGGCCAGGAGGTGTGGATGAGGACAGAGGGAGGCTCTTCCAGCAGGGGAAGAGGGATTTAAGGGAATCATGGATTAAGGaatcttcctgttcttcctcttcccatctcccaTTCCAGTCCTTGCCGAGGCCTCTGTGAGGGGCCTCGAGGACCAAAACTTGTGGCATGTTGGCCGAGAAGGAGCCACACTCAAATGCCTGAGTGAAGGACAACCCCCTCCTAAATACAACTGGACACGGTAAGGGCCTGTGCCTGGAGAGGGGCCTAGCATTCCGGCCTTTCCAGAGCCAGGATGAGTAAGACCACATATTCCAAACCCTAGATAAGTCAGGGCAACTATTCAGaccaatataaaaatatgcataaTCAACAAATGTTACTGGCTGGTTCCAAGACATGTGTTATGACCCATAGGGAATATGAAGGTATGTTCTTGGCTTTTTGCcctaactttatttcttttcttaaagatttatttatttacttattttatgtatatgagtacactgtagctgtacagatggctgagaaccatcatgtggttgctgggaattgaactcaggacctctgctcgcccCAGCCCTTGCCCTCACTTTAAATGATGAAATATaactatattaaatattaatcttttatgtatttgtgagGGCTAAAAGTGCCTGCGGCATAAAGAAAGCTGACTATCACTGCTGTTACACCCACAGTCCTTATAACTATAACTTTGCCAGCACCTCAGAAACGCCGACCCACTTTCTTCAAGAGTCCTTGTCTTTTCTTCAGAAAGGGATAGGATAACCATGTGTATGAGCCTATAATAGGCATGTTCTTACATGTGGACACATGGATGATACCTATGACCTTGTGCCTGGGGCTAGGTTTGTTTACTTCACCATGCAATGTCAGAGGTGTTGGAGCACACAGTCACAGGCTCCCAGTAGCTCTCAGTCCAGCCAGGAGTGGAGTGACCTGTTGTGTGGACTTTACAGCATGTATACCTGTCACCTGGTGCTGGGTGACGGGGGAGCCTGTGGGAGCATGTGAGATGGCATGCGTGCGGATCTTCCccaagtgtgtgtgggggtgcccAGGTCAGGCTGGGCGGCAGGGAGAAAGGGCCTCTGCCTAGACCTGTCTAGGGTAGGGAGGGGCACCGTGGGAAC includes the following:
- the Nectin4 gene encoding nectin-4 isoform X2; the protein is MPLSLGAEMWGPDAWLPLLFLASITGRYSAGVLETSDLVTVVLGQDAKLPCFYRGDPDEQVGQVAWARVGPNEGTRELALLHSKYGLHVNPAYENRVEQPPPPRDPLDGSVLLRNAVQADEGEYECRVSTFPAGSFQARMRLRVLVPPLPSLNPGPPLEEGQGLTLAASCTAEGSPAPSVTWDTEVKGTQSSRSFTHSRSAAVTSEFHLVPSRSMNGQPLTCVVSHPGLLQDQRITHTLQVAFLAEASVRGLEDQNLWHVGREGATLKCLSEGQPPPKYNWTRLDGPLPSGVRVKGDTLGFPPLTAEHSGVYVCHVSNDLSSRDSQVTVEVLDPEDPGKQVDLVSASVVVVGVIAALLFCLLVVVVVLMSRYHRRKAQQMTQKYEEELTLTRENSIRRLHSHHSDPRSQPEESVGLRAEGHPDSLKDNSSCSVMSEEPEGRSYSTLTTVREIETQTELLSPGSGRTEEEEDQDEGIKQAMNHFVQENGTLRAKPTGNGIYINGRGHLV
- the Nectin4 gene encoding nectin-4 isoform X1; its protein translation is MPLSLGAEMWGPDAWLPLLFLASITGRYSAGVLETSDLVTVVLGQDAKLPCFYRGDPDEQVGQVAWARVGPNEGTRELALLHSKYGLHVNPAYENRVEQPPPPRDPLDGSVLLRNAVQADEGEYECRVSTFPAGSFQARMRLRVLVPPLPSLNPGPPLEEGQGLTLAASCTAEGSPAPSVTWDTEVKGTQSSRSFTHSRSAAVTSEFHLVPSRSMNGQPLTCVVSHPGLLQDQRITHTLQVAFLAEASVRGLEDQNLWHVGREGATLKCLSEGQPPPKYNWTRLDGPLPSGVRVKGDTLGFPPLTAEHSGVYVCHVSNDLSSRDSQVTVEVLADPEDPGKQVDLVSASVVVVGVIAALLFCLLVVVVVLMSRYHRRKAQQMTQKYEEELTLTRENSIRRLHSHHSDPRSQPEESVGLRAEGHPDSLKDNSSCSVMSEEPEGRSYSTLTTVREIETQTELLSPGSGRTEEEEDQDEGIKQAMNHFVQENGTLRAKPTGNGIYINGRGHLV
- the Nectin4 gene encoding nectin-4 isoform X4, which encodes MPLSLGAEMWGPDAWLPLLFLASITGRYSAGVLETSDLVTVVLGQDAKLPCFYRGDPDEQVGQVAWARVGPNEGTRELALLHSKYGLHVNPAYENRVEQPPPPRDPLDGSVLLRNAVQADEGEYECRVSTFPAGSFQARMRLRVLVPPLPSLNPGPPLEEGQGLTLAASCTAEGSPAPSVTWDTEVKGTQSSRSFTHSRSAAVTSEFHLVPSRSMNGQPLTCVVSHPGLLQDQRITHTLQVAFLAEASVRGLEDQNLWHVGREGATLKCLSEGQPPPKYNWTRLDGPLPSGVRVKGDTLGFPPLTAEHSGVYVCHVSNDLSSRDSQVTVEVLDPEDPGKQVDLVSASVVVVGVIAALLFCLLVVVVVLMSRYHRRKAQQMTQKYEEELTLTRENSIRRLHSHHSDPRSQSEEPEGRSYSTLTTVREIETQTELLSPGSGRTEEEEDQDEGIKQAMNHFVQENGTLRAKPTGNGIYINGRGHLV
- the Nectin4 gene encoding nectin-4 isoform X3, which produces MPLSLGAEMWGPDAWLPLLFLASITGRYSAGVLETSDLVTVVLGQDAKLPCFYRGDPDEQVGQVAWARVGPNEGTRELALLHSKYGLHVNPAYENRVEQPPPPRDPLDGSVLLRNAVQADEGEYECRVSTFPAGSFQARMRLRVLVPPLPSLNPGPPLEEGQGLTLAASCTAEGSPAPSVTWDTEVKGTQSSRSFTHSRSAAVTSEFHLVPSRSMNGQPLTCVVSHPGLLQDQRITHTLQVAFLAEASVRGLEDQNLWHVGREGATLKCLSEGQPPPKYNWTRLDGPLPSGVRVKGDTLGFPPLTAEHSGVYVCHVSNDLSSRDSQVTVEVLADPEDPGKQVDLVSASVVVVGVIAALLFCLLVVVVVLMSRYHRRKAQQMTQKYEEELTLTRENSIRRLHSHHSDPRSQSEEPEGRSYSTLTTVREIETQTELLSPGSGRTEEEEDQDEGIKQAMNHFVQENGTLRAKPTGNGIYINGRGHLV